The proteins below are encoded in one region of Xylanibacillus composti:
- a CDS encoding IucA/IucC family C-terminal-domain containing protein, with protein MKIMPLTADERRVLSDYRVALERLGESDLSLAAASLFRPHELRPFLAKAQDVLKAPDLRTAASIFAKRYGYLLTVPAFYSFSVWNKSLQLHSDRLYLEPSDSEEHWLPRLGVPDTVTVPESAAERELLRDTLIQAVFADHLHPLWSLLSETASISKQVLWENTAIYLYWLYETLLHSDLPEDVMKRVREDLDYVLHADFRLFGTAQKQPLAKFYTDKRQVDDQLIRIRQTCCLTYMASGSYCKSCPKACHVLQS; from the coding sequence ATGAAGATCATGCCGTTAACAGCGGACGAACGAAGAGTGCTGTCCGATTATCGTGTAGCGTTGGAGCGACTGGGAGAGAGCGACTTGTCTCTCGCTGCCGCTTCCTTATTCCGTCCGCATGAACTGAGACCATTCTTGGCGAAGGCGCAAGACGTGCTGAAAGCCCCTGATCTGCGCACAGCCGCATCCATCTTCGCCAAGCGATATGGCTATTTGTTGACCGTTCCCGCGTTCTATAGCTTCTCCGTATGGAACAAATCCTTGCAGCTGCACAGTGACCGGCTGTATCTTGAACCGTCCGACTCCGAGGAGCACTGGCTTCCCAGACTGGGTGTTCCGGACACCGTCACTGTACCCGAATCTGCGGCAGAGCGGGAGCTCCTGCGGGACACCCTGATTCAAGCCGTATTCGCCGATCACCTGCATCCCTTGTGGAGCCTGCTCTCCGAGACAGCTTCCATCTCCAAGCAAGTGCTTTGGGAGAATACAGCGATCTATCTGTACTGGCTGTACGAGACTCTCTTGCACTCGGATTTGCCGGAAGACGTGATGAAGAGAGTTCGCGAGGATTTGGACTATGTGCTGCATGCGGACTTCCGCTTGTTCGGCACCGCGCAAAAGCAGCCGCTTGCCAAGTTTTACACGGATAAGAGGCAGGTAGACGACCAGCTCATTCGCATTCGACAAACCTGCTGCCTCACTTACATGGCAAGCGGTTCCTACTGCAAGTCTTGTCCGAAAGCGTGCCATGTCCTACAATCATAG